A window of the Ruminococcaceae bacterium KH2T8 genome harbors these coding sequences:
- a CDS encoding N-glycosylase/DNA lyase → MSYITKTLDNFDPRKIAESGQAFRIHPIDDSHVELVAFGRYLQIADLGKDEYAFSCGEAEFNDIWLPYFDLDTDYRKIIKSIDKQDTYLMDAAAYGKGIRILRQDIFEMVISYIISQRRSIPSITTCVDRLSERYGKKIKAPKLSSPFVTPAKDVYYAFPTPNELKDATSEEISSIGAGYRTPYILYAVEDFVSGKLDPDALSLLPDDELYSVLTSMFGVGVKVANCIMLFAFHRTGRFPVDVWVQRIQDKYYNGSFDYGRYPETAGIMQQFMFYYERLEDSHK, encoded by the coding sequence ATGTCATATATCACAAAAACACTGGATAATTTCGACCCGCGAAAGATCGCTGAGAGCGGTCAGGCGTTCAGGATACATCCTATAGACGATTCTCATGTCGAACTTGTCGCTTTCGGCAGGTACCTTCAGATAGCAGATCTTGGCAAAGACGAGTACGCTTTTTCATGCGGCGAAGCAGAATTCAATGATATATGGCTTCCCTACTTTGACCTTGATACCGACTACAGGAAGATAATCAAGTCAATAGACAAACAGGATACGTACCTCATGGATGCCGCCGCGTACGGAAAGGGCATCAGGATATTAAGACAGGATATCTTTGAGATGGTCATAAGCTATATCATCTCCCAGCGAAGATCCATACCATCGATCACGACATGCGTAGACAGATTAAGTGAAAGATACGGAAAGAAGATCAAGGCACCAAAACTGTCTTCCCCGTTTGTAACTCCCGCAAAAGACGTTTACTATGCTTTCCCTACTCCGAACGAGCTCAAAGATGCAACATCGGAAGAGATCTCTTCGATCGGCGCCGGATACAGGACTCCCTACATATTATATGCCGTTGAAGACTTCGTATCAGGCAAGCTCGATCCTGATGCCTTGTCCCTACTTCCCGACGATGAACTCTATTCCGTCCTGACATCAATGTTTGGCGTAGGTGTCAAAGTCGCCAACTGCATCATGCTCTTTGCATTTCACAGGACGGGACGCTTCCCCGTAGACGTGTGGGTACAACGAATTCAGGATAAATACTATAACGGATCTTTCGACTACGGCAGATACCCTGAGACTGCAGGTATAATGCAGCAGTTCATGTTCTATTACGAAAGGCTCGAGGATTCACACAAATAA
- a CDS encoding 5,10-methylenetetrahydrofolate reductase (NAD(P)): protein MKLSEIYKKEGRVLSFEIFPPKHEEELNNIDATLEILCDLKPDYISVTFGAGGSSNNNKTIAIARKIKEQYHVEPVVHLTCLTYDKAEIDGFCKELQANGIENILALRGDRNPNIAPKGVFEHASELIEYIRPRTDFCIAGACYPEAHPESKDRVSDLRDLKKKVDAGAEVLLSQLFFDNSYFYDFVEGARIAGIDVPITPGIMPCLSATSIKRMVTTCGASLPPAFEKIIKRYEDNKDALFDAGMYYAISQIIDLLTSGCDGIHLYTMNNPVVAGRICDGIKNII from the coding sequence ATGAAACTCAGTGAGATATATAAGAAGGAAGGACGAGTCTTATCTTTCGAGATCTTTCCTCCAAAGCACGAAGAGGAACTTAACAATATCGATGCTACTTTGGAGATACTCTGTGACTTAAAGCCTGACTATATCAGCGTTACTTTCGGTGCAGGCGGATCCTCAAATAACAACAAGACGATCGCCATCGCGCGAAAGATCAAGGAGCAGTATCACGTTGAGCCCGTAGTTCATCTTACTTGTCTTACTTACGATAAGGCTGAGATAGACGGCTTCTGCAAGGAACTTCAGGCTAACGGGATCGAGAATATCCTCGCATTAAGGGGAGACAGAAACCCCAATATTGCCCCAAAGGGTGTATTTGAACACGCAAGTGAATTGATAGAGTATATTAGACCGAGAACTGATTTCTGTATTGCAGGTGCATGTTACCCTGAGGCTCATCCCGAGTCAAAGGACAGAGTGAGCGATCTCAGGGATCTTAAGAAAAAGGTCGATGCGGGAGCGGAAGTCCTGCTGTCGCAGTTGTTTTTTGATAACAGTTATTTCTACGATTTTGTGGAAGGTGCAAGGATAGCCGGTATTGATGTCCCGATCACGCCCGGTATCATGCCTTGTCTTTCCGCAACATCGATCAAGCGTATGGTCACTACCTGCGGTGCATCCTTGCCTCCTGCTTTCGAGAAGATAATAAAGCGCTATGAGGACAATAAGGATGCTCTCTTTGATGCAGGTATGTACTATGCGATAAGTCAGATAATCGATCTTCTGACTTCAGGTTGTGACGGTATACATCTTTACACGATGAACAATCCCGTGGTTGCCGGCCGTATATGTGACGGGATCAAGAATATCATCTGA
- a CDS encoding indolepyruvate ferredoxin oxidoreductase beta subunit, whose amino-acid sequence MGNLEASIVLAGVGGQGTLIAGKLLGILALKLGLDVKVSEVHGMSQRGGSVITYVKIGEEVHSPIIEDGTADYVLAFEEVEAVRWAALLKKEGVMIINNQQIKSLPVLMGQMQYPENIGEALSKSASEGTKIVEIDALDLAMEVGTSKAVNIVMMGALSNYLGVDEQLWREAIEEAFAAKPKTIPGNISAFEKGRKAGA is encoded by the coding sequence ATGGGAAATCTTGAAGCTTCGATCGTCCTTGCCGGTGTCGGAGGACAGGGAACACTTATCGCAGGTAAGCTCCTCGGTATACTTGCTCTGAAGCTCGGTCTTGATGTTAAGGTATCCGAGGTTCACGGTATGAGCCAGAGAGGCGGTTCCGTTATTACTTATGTAAAGATCGGTGAGGAGGTACATTCTCCTATCATCGAGGACGGTACTGCAGACTATGTTCTTGCTTTCGAGGAAGTAGAGGCAGTTCGCTGGGCAGCTCTTCTTAAGAAGGAAGGCGTAATGATCATCAATAACCAGCAGATCAAGTCTCTTCCTGTACTTATGGGTCAGATGCAGTACCCGGAAAATATCGGTGAAGCATTAAGTAAGTCTGCTTCCGAAGGTACTAAGATCGTTGAGATCGATGCACTCGATCTTGCTATGGAGGTTGGTACATCCAAGGCGGTCAACATCGTTATGATGGGTGCTCTTTCTAATTATCTCGGAGTCGATGAACAACTCTGGAGAGAAGCGATCGAGGAAGCGTTCGCTGCTAAACCTAAGACGATACCGGGTAATATATCGGCATTTGAAAAAGGAAGAAAGGCAGGAGCGTAA